The sequence GAAGAGTTTAACATAGTAAAGTAAGAGAGGCTCAAAAAAGGACCATTCTGAAAAATGGTCTCTGCAAAGTCTAGCTGTAGCTTATGATTCTCAACTCCTGCAGCTGAAAAGAGGAAGGATTGTAGCTCattagtagagcatctgctttgaatctgAAATGTCCCAGAATAGTCCCCAACACATCCAGGAAGGacttgggagagaaccctgcctgaaatgctAGAGAACTGCTGTCAATCAATGGCTACAGTACTGAAGTAGATGGGCTAATGGTCTGGCTCTGTATGCGCTGGcctttcctatgttcctgtgaaaCATTGTCCTGCTTTAGAACTTTAAAACCCTGCAATTCCTTACCTGTCAGAAGTCTGATTTGTTTCGTTATTCTTTTCCTGAGAAGTTTGGACATTTTTTCGATCAAGAATCAGCAACTACAAACTTTTCTTCTCATGCTGAATATTCATAAGTCTAGGTGGTCAGATAGGAAGGCTTGCTGTAATCTGAACATGCATCACTAGCAGGAGgtgctggctgctggcagagatggaATAGCTATCTGAGCCATTTATAGGTTTGTTTGGTCCTCAGGGAGATCTTGCCAGCCTTTTCCACCAGAAGTCCAGAAGGAAAATAGGAACAGGATGCATGCTGCTGAAGGTGAATAACTTAGGCTGAGATAAAATGTCTCTCTCGCCAAAAgaattattttattctatttcatTTACTGCTTAACACCACAGCCACTCTCTGATgttcaaaagaaacaaagaaaaataaaactaactataaaatcataaaatttgctttaaatgcctgctgagatAAAAAAAGATGTTCATCACATGCCAGCAGATCAACAAGGGGCCTGTCTGGTCTCgggtgggagagaattccacagaatTCGGTCCACAGTACCAAACACAGCTCCTCGTGGAGGCAAGCTGTGTGACCAAGCCTTGTGGGCCCTCTAAAAGTGACTTCTGTCATGATTAGTTTGGGATATGAGAAGTCAAGTGGTCTTCAAGGtctcctggacccaagttgttaagggccttgtaaattaatacgaGAACCTTGAGCATGACTCAGTATTATATGGTAGTAAGAATGTAGCATAGCAGGTTCAAgtcctgctttcttttcttttatgggATGCTGTAAAACTAGTTGTTTTATATAATTTACTCAAAAACTGCTTAACTTGTTGCATTATGAAAATCTTAAGTAAAAACAAATCTTGTTTCAAGGTCAGGGTGGGGGAGTGGGGGGATAAACTGATCCATCCCTAGCCTCAGCTAATATCTTAAACCTGGACTACAGGTACATATGCAGCAAAATAAATTGGGAGTAAATGGGAAACTAACTGCACAACCCTATACATGTCCCATTGAGTTTCTTACAATGTGGACTGTAGCCTGCACTATGAGAGAGGAGGGAAGCAAGCAAACCAAGTAAGCCAATGCCCCCTTCCTTTTAACTTCACCCCTATCACCCCATGAATATCTATCCCCCCACCACTGATTGCCTTCATTAGAAAGCCCTGTAACCTTCTGCACTTTAACTGGCCCAACTGACTCCCTAGATTGGCTAGAGCAGAGTGAATAATAAGGCATCAGACCATTTCTGATCCATGCCACTTTTTCATGCATATATTCCTAAATGCTTTCTGTCCAGTTTCTTCAttaacttgtaaaaaaaaaaaaaaacccaaacttaaAATTCACATGGAAATTCATATGTGCCTTTTTTCAGTGCCTTTTTTCTATAAAACAATGTTtacgggtactctcattttgactctagaaaaccaccattttatagttcaaattggggaaaataaatacagtaaatgcagtggcagaggaagggggtgcaggggtgtggtctgccccgggtgtcatctctTAGGGGGGTGACAAAGTGACAAAAATCtgagtggtttttgttttttttttaaaaagggcctGCAACGTGGTGTTTGCATCTGCCcattgcctctccctcagctgccctacagctgagggggaggtggcagagaggctccacgcagcACGCCCCATCCCCAGCTGAAcaaatggacaaaaatacaaagattcacaaaatgtttaggagtatgcgtacccctgcatcccccccaataaaaagcactgcatataataAAAAACTAAGAATGTCACCACACTGCACTCCGCTTGACCACAGACAAGTTGGTGCTGCTAACTGCAGCAGAAAGGCAGCTCAGAAGTGATGGGGTGGTGAATGTGAGGAAAGACTTTCTGTCCctcattccccacccccgccATAGGCCACAATGGCATGAGATGGAAAGGGACATGGAAAGCACCCAGAAGTGGCAGCCAACCACTGGCTCTGGAGTGACAGTGGCAGCAGCATGAGGTGGAAAGGGGAAGGTCTCATCCACCTTGGAGTCAACATTATAATTTCTGATGTCTAAGATTGAAAGGACCAGCATGTCATCAGTGGGGGAGAGTGAAATGAAGAggagaaagccccccccccatcctctctGCTGTTACTGCTGAGCTGTTGCGATACTACAGTATGGCAACAGCACCCTGTCATTGGCCAAGTGAACTGCAGTGTGACAACATTCTTAGATTGTTATTATATGTATAGAAATATGACTTTTCATGTGCATTTCTTTTTAACAGACAGGGCTCTTTCTGGACTCTGCCTagaaatgccagagattgaacctgataacatctgcatgcaaagcatggacTATCACTGAGCTCTGGTCTCACTCCTCTTGAAACACTTCACTGAACTTCATGCTGGCAAACAGAACAAAGTCAAATGGTCTAGTCAGTAGTAAAGGAATAATGGACAAAACAAAGTGATTCTGGACACCACTAGGTGATAACAACCTGCCTACAAATATCTGTGATTATAGATTAGGCTCTCCTTAACTTGGCTTCCTTAGTACATCTCTTAACAAAAACTAACCTCTACCAAGCTAAGTGGTTGTGTGGCCACTCCCCATCTCCAAATTACTCTCCACAATGGTGCGAATCAGTCCTGTACCAGAAAAATCCATTATCACCACACCCCAGCACACAACTTCCACAGCCTGAGCCCTCAGGTGTTCATAGCAGAGTGGATTGATTTATTTGGCTAGTTCCTCAGGGTTGGTGAGAAGCCCATTACCAGAGCAATAGGTAAGGTGTATGACAGCTTGGTCACCATTGGCTGCTGCATTAAGGTGCTCCTTAACCCGGTCCCATTTGTGCTCCGCACGGAAAACATCCCAGGCATCGCCAACACTTAGTTCCTCATACAGCACTCCCAACACCTCTTTCTCCAGTTCCTCCAAGAGGACCACCTTGCCTCATGCCTGGCCTAAGGTGGGAATGGCCTCCTTTGTCCAAACACAGCCCTGGCCTTCTTCATCCAAATACTGCTGCAAACAGGAGG comes from Podarcis raffonei isolate rPodRaf1 chromosome 2, rPodRaf1.pri, whole genome shotgun sequence and encodes:
- the LOC128403887 gene encoding LOW QUALITY PROTEIN: 1-phosphatidylinositol phosphodiesterase-like (The sequence of the model RefSeq protein was modified relative to this genomic sequence to represent the inferred CDS: substituted 2 bases at 2 genomic stop codons), yielding METENQEQTEAFDNTPWSTVTLPDWMSDMTDKLLLSRVSIPGTHDSMSLLGDLKIHCQSWPLEAQLAAGVRFLDIRCKLEGGHFLIYHVNTFQEADFSEVLNKTLSFLRDHPQETVLMRVKEELPIIPKEDFASCLQQYLDEEGQGCVWTKEAIPTLGQAXGKVVLLEELEKEVLGVLYEELSVGDAWDVFRAEHKWDRVKEHLNAAANGDQAVIHLTYCSGNGLLTNPEELAKXINPLCYEHLRAQAVEVVCWGVVIMDFSGTGLIRTIVESNLEMGSGHTTT